ATTCTCCAGGGCCGAAGGGACGGTCGCCTGATCGCCTGCGTCAATTCGGCCGAGGACCGCGGCCCGAGCCGGCCGGGCCGAGACCGGATCGTCGTAGCCGCCGATCATCGAGATGAAGGCCGGGTCGAGCGACTGGGCCGAGCCGATCGTGTCGTTTGGAACTCCGCTGAAGTCTTCGTCCTCCAGGGCGGCGTTGAGCAAGACACGCAGGTCGTAAGCGCCTCCGGAGCCGTCGAGCCCCCGGACCGTGACGACGAACGACCGGGCCGGCGGCGCGTTGGGGCTGGGCGAATTCAAAGGACCGCCGACCGGCTCGGTCTGGATCAGGGCCACGCCGTCCGACGCCAGAGCCGAGGCCACGATCTGCAAATTCCCCTCGTCGTCGGCCATCGCCAGCTCGACGATCGGCTGAAGCCCTCCCGTCGCGGCGACCTCGATGGTCAGCGTCTGCCCGGGGTCGACCAGCAATTCGTAACGATTCGCCGCCTCGGGAGCGAACGGGGCAATGAACCCATTCCCCGTTGCCTCGTAGACGAGCGATCCGAGCGGCTCAATGCCCTGGAACGGCGACAAGGTCCGCAAGGTCTCGGTGGCTTGCACGAGTTGCAGGGTGGAGTAGGCGTTGAGTCGGCCTCCGGTGGCAACCAGTCCTTGCAGGCTTGCCAGGGGATCAACCCCAGCCAGGATGGCCTCCTTGATCAAGGTCGTGTCGATGCCAGGAACGGCAGAGGCCACCAGTGCCGCCACGCCCGCCACATGGGGCGAGGCCATCGAGGTACCATTGAAGAATCCGTAACCCGATGGACTCACAAACGCGGGCAAGGTGCTCAGAATGACCGAGCCCGGAGCGGCCAGATCGACCGAGTTCACGCCGAAGTTGGAGAACCCCGATCGCACGTCCTGGTTGGTCGAGGAGGCGACCGTGATCATGTTCTCCAGCCCGTAGCTGGCGGGATAGAACGGCGAGAGATCGTTATTGCTGTTGTTGTTCCCGGCCGCCGCCACGAAGAGGATGTCGGCCTCGCCGCTGGCGGCGATGGCGTCGCGCATGGACGTGGAGAAGCCGCCGCCTCCCCAGCTATTGTTGGTCACACGAAGGTTGACCCCGCTCTGCCGCATCATGGTCGCGTAGTTGATGGCGGAAAGGGCAGCCGCGAGTGGCCCAGTGTTTAACGGGCCGAGGAAGCGGAGCGCCTGGAGCTGTACGTCCCAGTTGACGCCCGTCACGCCCACCCCGTCGTTGCCGGTGGCCCCGATGGTCCCCGAGACGTGGGTGCCGTGGCCGTGCTCGTCGAGCGGGTTGTTGTCGTTGGCGAAGAAGTCCCAGCCGAACAGGTCGTCGACGAAGCCGTTCCCGTCGGTGTCGAGGCCGTCAGCCCAGGACGGATCGGCCAGCAGGTCGCCTGCGTCGATGATGCTGTTGCCGTTGAGATCGGTGACGAACGCGGCGTTCGATGGGTCGTTTAGGTCCCGGAAACTGATCAGGCCGTCGCCATCGAGGTCGAGAACCGCGGCCCGAAGCGCGCCCGGAATCTCTTCCTGGAAGATCGCGACGTTGAGGTAGAGGTCGGGATGGGTGTAGTCGATGCCGCTGTCGATCACACCGACGACGACCGAGAAGTCGCCGGTGGTGATACTCCAGGCTTCCGGCGCGTCGATGTCGGCGTCCGGGGTGCCGGGAACTCCCAGGATGGACTGTCCCGTATTGTTCAGCCCGTAGAGCAGGGGGAACAACGGATCGTCGGGAATGATCGGTTCCCCTTGACCCGTGAGGATGTAGTTCGGCTCGACATACGCCAGCCCATCGACCCCCGCCATGCGATCGGAAACGACCTCGGGAGCTGTTCCAGCCGCCACGTTGACCCGGAACAGGCCGTCAAGTCCCAGGTGCTCCTCGACCTGGACGGCCACTCCCTTCGCCTCTAACCGCGCACTCGCCGACGCAACCTGTTCGGTAGGAGAACCAGTCAGGCCTTCCAGGCGGACGATGTACTCATCGGGCCTGGCTAGCGCCTCGACACCGTCCCAACGAACCAGAACCGCACCCTCGGCCGCCGGTTGCTGACCCGCATAGGCCGAAAGCAACACGCGCTCTTCGAGAGATTCCAGTGCTCGCAGTCGCCGAACGTTTCGGTGGTGGGATCGCAGGTGACGCTTCACGGGAGAGACTCCATCGCGGTCGAGTCGATGCGAGTTCATCACAGAGACACACAAGCGCGCAACCGCCTTTAGACGGACGCCGCATCGACGCGACCCGCACGCAAAGGGGGGAAAGGAACGACTCATCCGTTCGGTCGCCAGACCTGTGCACACAATGAACAGGTGCCGACGACGATCATCAACACTTCGAACAGTTGACCGGATTCAACCGGTCGATTCCTTCAGAATGCGCGGACAAGAACCCGCAGAGGAAGGGTTTGCACGAATACGTTCATCAATGCCTTGATGGCCGCGGTTTGAAACCGCCGAACCAAACATCAAGACGCGCTTCGCCATCCTCGGCGGTTGTCATCCTGAGCGGTGAGGTGCTGAGATGCAAGAATTTTTCCGAAGAATTGCCAAAGGGATGACACGACACCTCATTCATACGATCGAAATCAATTTAAATTCGTTACACGAATCTATGCAAGCATGCGCAACACAATCCAACTCCGAACGCGAAAACACATTCAGATATCACGCGCCATCACGCCAAGCCGGACATCTGAGGGAATTCAAGAAGGCCAGGGATCAGCCCGGCCCCCCCTCGCAGCAGGTTTCGCAGATCGTCCGGCAGCGTGAGCAGATGAGCTTGGCCTTGATCTCGACGAGGGTTCCTCCGCAGACCGGGCAGGAGGGGCGGCACGAGGCGTTTGAATCCTCCTGGCGGGGCAGGGCGGGGTTGGGAGACCGTGGGCGGGATTGCGGGGATTCCATCATGTGCCTCTGTGATTCGTCGAAACACTGGCGAGCAAGCACGGGCATGCCTCTCGGGCCCGCGCACCTTGAAAGTCATCGGCAAGGCTCGACTCGACTCGCCAGAGCGCCTCGTCTCGGCGCAACCGCGAAGGCCGCACGATTGGAACACGCCAACCCCTCGGAACGGAATCTCACCACCCCCAGGAGCCTGGGCCTCCCTTGAACGGGCCGACGAGGTCGGAGGTGATCCAGCCGCCGTAAAACCCCCCTTCCTGGGGCGTCACCTGCTCGTCGTCGAGAAAGCAGGCGTCGACCCGGCCGGGGTAGAAGGTGACGTAATCGCGGATCGAGGCGAACGCGGGGACGGGATCGGGGTAGCTCCAGGCAGCGTCGTCGGCGCGGCGGTCGCCGACGACGACGTGGTGATAGGCCGCCCGGCCCTTCCATTCGCAAAAGCTCGACCGGGACGACGGGCGAAGGAATTCGCTTCGGATGTCCTCGGGCGGAATGTAGATACCGGGCGGGTGGCTCGTTTCCAAAACGCGCAGGGCTCGATGCGACTCGGCAATGACCTCGTCATTGAAGATGACCCGGACGCGACGATGGACCGGCTCGACCCGAGGGGGTCTGGGATAATCCCAGACCGACTCCTGGCCGGACCTCGGTGTGATCGGTTTCGGCCTCATGATGGCAATCGGCTCCCGAACGCGGGCCTCTCGCTCGGGGGCGAATGAGAACGCGAGCGCGGCCCGTCTTCGGGTTGTTATAGACAAACCGGAGACCTCGGGGCGTGGGTGTCCGTCAGCCTTCCAGACGGCTTCGTTTTCGAGCAAGGCGGCGGGCAAAGCGATCGACATCGATGACCCGTCGGCGATGGATGCCTCGGGCGATCAGCTCGACCTCGTCGCGGGCCTCGACCTGAAAGGTCACGCTCGGGCCGTCGACATGAATCACCCGAGCCCGGCAAATGACCGTGACCCCTTCCGGAGTCGCCCCGAGGTGCTCGACCTCGATGAATGTGCCGACTGATCGCTCATGGTCCTCCAGGCACGGGGCAATCGCGTGCCGGGCCGCGTATTCGAGGTGAGCGACCAGCCAGGGAGTCGCCAGCACGGCGGGCATCCGATCGTCGGCGAAGACGATCCGGTTCGACGCATCGACCGTGATCCGCTCCTCGCCGGTCATTCCGGACCGAGGGGTCGTCTTCATCGCGATCAGGCTCCCGGATCGGCAGGTTCCGCTTCCGGCTCAGGCTCGGGAGCAGGCTCAGGCTCGGGAGCAGGTTCCGGCGCTGTCGGCTCGGAGTCTGCAGGGGCAGACTCCGGTGTGCTGGGTTCCGGATTAGCCGGCTCGGGCTCGGGGGCCTCGGCGTCGGTGGGTTCCTCAGCCTCGTCGGTGGGAGGTTCGGGAACGTCGAGGCCGAGGCGATCGAGGTATTCGGCGGCGATGGGACGGCCGGGAAGCTCGGGATCGAGTTCCAGGCACGAGCGGAGCGGGTCGCCCGCTTCGCTCGGGAAGCCCCCTTCGAGCAGGTTGAGCCCGAGGGCGAATTCCCATTCCGCTTGCTGGCGAAGCTGGGTCGGCACGCTCAGGGCGGCCTGGACGGCGGCCATCGGCTGGCCGGTGGTCATCAGGGTGGCCGTTTGCATGGCCTCTTGCGATCGGGAGGCGCGGAGCTGAGGAATGGCGAGGTTCCGCCACAGCTCCGAAGACGTTCGGGAGTCTCCCATCAGGAAGTAGACCCGTCCCTGGCGGAAGGGGACCGTGCCGGGGCCGGTGGAGAGGCTCACCTCGTCGCCAGCGCCGAGATACTGGATGGCCTGGTCGGGTCGGCCGATGTCGCAGAGCAAATCGACCAGTTGCATGCGAACAGTCGCCAGACCAATCCCGGATTTCTCGGCCTGCGTCAGATAGCTGAGGGCCAGCTCGGCGAGCCCCTGGTTCAGGGCCGCGCCGCCGAGCTGGGCCAGGTCGGCCTGGCCTTCCAGCTCAGCCTCTTCAAGCTGCACGCGGATCTGCTCGATCTGCTCGGTCAGGCTTTCGTACGCCTGTCGAATGCCATCGACGAAGGCCAGGTCCTCGTCGGTCATCGCCTCGTCGGAGTCGAACAGGTCGAGCGTTGCGCCGAGCTGATCGCGGGTCAGATCGAGGAAGCCGGACGATTCGTAGAGCCCGGCCAGTTCGAGGTGAGCCCCGCGCAGGGCGATCTTCGCCTCGGCATTGGCCGGCGGCTTGGGCACGGTCTGAATGAAGCTGTTCAGCGCCGTGATGCGTTGCAACTGGCGAAGCCGGAGCGGCGAGGGGGTTTCTCCGGCCATCATGGCCGGATCTTCGGCCTCGGCCAGTAACTGGGCCTCTTGCTGGGCGAGGTAGCGGTAAGCGATGCTCAGGACGAAGAAGGCGTCGGGGTCGTCAGGTCGGACGGCCAGGGCGTCGCGGCATTCCTGGATCGCGAGCAGGCAGACGGCGATACTCGGCAAGGCGTTGGGATCGCCCCCGGCGGCCCGGAGTCCGCGATCGAGCCAACGGCGGGCGGCCAGCACGTGCGGTTGAATCGGCGCCAGGGCTCGAATGTTCGAGAAGCGGTCAAGCACGTCGGTCGGTCGCGGCGGTCGGTCGAAGGGTCGAGGGGGATTGCCCCGGCTGAAGACGATCGTCTCGGCGTCGAGCCGACGCTCGCCGAAAAAGTCGCGATCGGCCTGGCTCACGGCGGAGCTCTGGTCGAGTCGGCCGTAGAGCAAGACCTGGCCGTCGTCGTAGAAACCGATCCAGTCGGGGCTGGCGTCGAGGGCATCGGTCAGGCGTGATCGCAGCTCGCCGGTGCCGGGGATGTCGACCATCAGCACACTGACGCCGTAGCGGTCGAGAATCTCTTGCCAGGTCTCGGTTTCGCCGTCGACGATCGCGCGACGGACCCGTTCGTAATCCTCCAGCACTCCCGAGACGACCGAGCGAGGCAGGCGGCTATCGACGAAGACCTGACGGTTGGGATAGGTCCGCCAGTTCATGGCATCGCCGAGCGAGAGCCGAAGGTTCATCACCTGGCCCTCGATCGGGGCCTCGCGAAGATAGTCGGCCGCCTCGAAGGCGAAGCGGTCGGACTCCACGCCGAAGCCGAAGGGGGGCTCGCCGAATCGCTTGCCGTAGCCGGTCAGACCGGCCAGCGTGACCACGGTGATCAGGCCGATGGTCGCCAGGCGGCCGCCGACGGACCAGATCCGCCAGCCGGCTCCCATGCGGCCTTCGGTGCCGAAGGTTTCCTGGAACCACTCCTGCCCATTGAGCGCCAGACAGACGGCCACCACCACGCCCATCACGTCCTGGTAGCGCCAGAGCAGACCGGCGACCACCGAGGCGATCAGGAACATCAAGAACCGCCCCAGGTCGAACCGCTTGCGGTTGAGCAGGAAGGAGATCAGACCGAGGAAGATCAAGGAGAAAAAGTAGCTGACAATCGTATTGTACTCGCCGCCGAAGAACAGATCTCGGCTGCGCTCGCCGCGAGGACCGAAGGGCAAGAGCGTCACCTGCTCCTGCATCAGGGCCTCGGGAGCCGGGCGGAAGACGTCGAACAGGGGCGAGAACCCGCTGGAGAAGACATGGAACGTCGACGGGTTGGCCAGACAGGCCAGGACGCTGATTCCCAGCACCGCCAGGCCCGGCACCAGTCCCGGAGCATTAGCCTCGACCCGATCGGATCGGCCCGGCTTGAGCCCGGACCCGATCACCACGGCCCCCAGCAGCAAAAGGCCGATCGCGAACGAGAGATCGACGTTGACCCACAGTGCAAAGAGCGGGATGACCGCATACAGGGCCCCCCGGCGTCCCAGATTGTACGTCCAGTGCAGCAGCAAGAGCATGAGGACGAGCAAGATCAGGCCCCAGGTCGACGGGGAGACCACCGCCCCCATGCCGACCATCCCTCCCAAAGCGATCCGTACCGGCTGGCCGCCCAGCGGCGTCGCGATCGCTCCCAGAGCCAGGACGGTCGTCACCGCGACCCACCAAAGGCCAGGCCCCGGCCTCCGGATCATCAGGAGCATCAACGCCGCCAGCATGCGGAGTGTGGCATTGACGGCGACGAGGGCCGCCGCGCCGAACTGATCTCGCTGCTCGGGGCGCTCAAGCGTGTCGGCGAGGCTCCGGCCCAGTTCGTGAATGTGATACGAGCCCCACTGGAACAGCCAGGGGATATTCACCCACCGGGTTCCCTCGGGAACGGCGTACGAGAACGGCTCGGTTGTAATCGGACCACCGACCTGGTCAATCAACTGACCCGTCCGCAAGTGGCTCCAGAGGACCGAGTTATCAATAATCGTCGCCGAGGCGACGAAACAGAGTAAGAGCGCGAAGCCGGCCACGAACAGGTCGTAGTAGGCATTCCACTCCTGGACACGCTGGGGAGTCATCGGCTCGGGAGGGGGAGTCGAGGCTGCGGCAACGGCGGCTTCGGCCCCGGCCTCCGGCTCCGGTTTTTCCGGCGCTCCGGCGGGTCGTTCAGACGGCTTCGGTGTCTTCATCTCGGGATGAGCAAATGAGTTCGGAAGATGGAGGCGGACCGAGATCCCGGGCCGCTCGTGAGATGCATCTTATGCTAGGTCGCGCCCCCGGACCCGGTCAAGGGGGCTGGCCCATCCCTGCGGTCGATCCGTCGGAAGGCTCCGACTCGCATTGAGCCCTCGGTTGCGAGAGTCTCCTGGAACGATTTCCGGGAGCTTACGTTTCCCCTCTCGATTCCTTTGATCCGGGAGTCTCGACTATGTCTGCCGCGGTCTCGAAGCCGCATCCGGCGGCCATTCTGTTGGAAAACCTTGCCCCGATGGTTGGTGTGCTGTTCCTGGGCTGGTCGGTCGCGCCGGTGATGGTGGTCTACTGGATCGAGAACGGCCTGCGAGGGCTCGAAACGGCCGCCCGGATGCTCCTGGCTCGGGGGCCGTTGGTGTCGACGAGCGTGCTGCCGGGCCTGCTGCGGCACCGGCTGGAATCGCTGGCCAGCCAGGGTCGCGCCGCGTCGTCCGGGGCCGACGCTCCGATCAGCCCCTCCGAGGCCCACCCGGATGCGCTCAATCCGTCGATCGGGCTGGCCGGAAGGATCGGCATGGTCCTGTTCTTCCTGGTTCATTACGGCCTGTTCTGGGCAGTGCATGGGGTCTTTGTGTTTGTGCTCTTTGTGAATCGAGGGCCGGAGGGGGCCTTCGGAGGCTTCCCCGGGATGGGAGTCGGCGCGGGTCATTCGGGACTGCCGACGGGCCAGATCGCCCTGGCGGGGTGCCTGATTGCCGTGACCCTGGCCGTCTCGGTCCTCCGGGACGTCTTT
The genomic region above belongs to Tautonia rosea and contains:
- a CDS encoding DUF427 domain-containing protein, translated to MRPKPITPRSGQESVWDYPRPPRVEPVHRRVRVIFNDEVIAESHRALRVLETSHPPGIYIPPEDIRSEFLRPSSRSSFCEWKGRAAYHHVVVGDRRADDAAWSYPDPVPAFASIRDYVTFYPGRVDACFLDDEQVTPQEGGFYGGWITSDLVGPFKGGPGSWGW
- a CDS encoding thioesterase family protein, whose amino-acid sequence is MKTTPRSGMTGEERITVDASNRIVFADDRMPAVLATPWLVAHLEYAARHAIAPCLEDHERSVGTFIEVEHLGATPEGVTVICRARVIHVDGPSVTFQVEARDEVELIARGIHRRRVIDVDRFARRLARKRSRLEG
- a CDS encoding tetratricopeptide repeat protein, which codes for MKTPKPSERPAGAPEKPEPEAGAEAAVAAASTPPPEPMTPQRVQEWNAYYDLFVAGFALLLCFVASATIIDNSVLWSHLRTGQLIDQVGGPITTEPFSYAVPEGTRWVNIPWLFQWGSYHIHELGRSLADTLERPEQRDQFGAAALVAVNATLRMLAALMLLMIRRPGPGLWWVAVTTVLALGAIATPLGGQPVRIALGGMVGMGAVVSPSTWGLILLVLMLLLLHWTYNLGRRGALYAVIPLFALWVNVDLSFAIGLLLLGAVVIGSGLKPGRSDRVEANAPGLVPGLAVLGISVLACLANPSTFHVFSSGFSPLFDVFRPAPEALMQEQVTLLPFGPRGERSRDLFFGGEYNTIVSYFFSLIFLGLISFLLNRKRFDLGRFLMFLIASVVAGLLWRYQDVMGVVVAVCLALNGQEWFQETFGTEGRMGAGWRIWSVGGRLATIGLITVVTLAGLTGYGKRFGEPPFGFGVESDRFAFEAADYLREAPIEGQVMNLRLSLGDAMNWRTYPNRQVFVDSRLPRSVVSGVLEDYERVRRAIVDGETETWQEILDRYGVSVLMVDIPGTGELRSRLTDALDASPDWIGFYDDGQVLLYGRLDQSSAVSQADRDFFGERRLDAETIVFSRGNPPRPFDRPPRPTDVLDRFSNIRALAPIQPHVLAARRWLDRGLRAAGGDPNALPSIAVCLLAIQECRDALAVRPDDPDAFFVLSIAYRYLAQQEAQLLAEAEDPAMMAGETPSPLRLRQLQRITALNSFIQTVPKPPANAEAKIALRGAHLELAGLYESSGFLDLTRDQLGATLDLFDSDEAMTDEDLAFVDGIRQAYESLTEQIEQIRVQLEEAELEGQADLAQLGGAALNQGLAELALSYLTQAEKSGIGLATVRMQLVDLLCDIGRPDQAIQYLGAGDEVSLSTGPGTVPFRQGRVYFLMGDSRTSSELWRNLAIPQLRASRSQEAMQTATLMTTGQPMAAVQAALSVPTQLRQQAEWEFALGLNLLEGGFPSEAGDPLRSCLELDPELPGRPIAAEYLDRLGLDVPEPPTDEAEEPTDAEAPEPEPANPEPSTPESAPADSEPTAPEPAPEPEPAPEPEPEAEPADPGA
- a CDS encoding DUF6498-containing protein translates to MSAAVSKPHPAAILLENLAPMVGVLFLGWSVAPVMVVYWIENGLRGLETAARMLLARGPLVSTSVLPGLLRHRLESLASQGRAASSGADAPISPSEAHPDALNPSIGLAGRIGMVLFFLVHYGLFWAVHGVFVFVLFVNRGPEGAFGGFPGMGVGAGHSGLPTGQIALAGCLIAVTLAVSVLRDVFRNHSGEQASPIQFMVRAYGRVMLLHVVLIFGGFAIMALGSPTPALVLLIVLKTAAELIATRRLDAQARPA